One Salvelinus sp. IW2-2015 linkage group LG4q.2, ASM291031v2, whole genome shotgun sequence DNA window includes the following coding sequences:
- the LOC139027630 gene encoding uncharacterized protein, whose protein sequence is MEDNRKMSEDCVSRKETDKERRSEKAVRVEKKEVSEEREIKLEKKKSEDEQSEKKTKETKQEKQTSTETELSDWDEDSEEEEIVAVKLKVNKKQKSEAVKKRSEDEQSEKKTKETKQEKQTSAETELSDWDEDSEEEEIVSAKLTKKKQKELEERQKEEKRVRKEEKKKEEERLMNREEDKRKEEEKKLPEQVSLKVLQESWKKAKAEDRKRSEAPKMEAEQQHQWADFFSNLREEEEQRQLKELEKNRRKEFAVQGGFQMFHKKSPGNESAISVSSSEDTGSEWERQWEEEKRREKERKEEEEKRKRLENKKREEMAKEREEQKNREAEAKWQARLVPKKKKGVFKSFFNIFT, encoded by the exons atggaagacaacaGAAAGATGTCGGAAGACTGTGTCAGCCGGAAAGAGACAGATAAGGAAAGGAGGAGTGAGAAGGCTGTGAGAGTAGAGAAAAAGGAGGTGTCTGAGGAGAGGGAAATAAAGTTGGAGAAGAAGAAGTCTGAGGATGAACAGAGTGAGAAAAAGACaaaagagacaaagcaagaaaagCAGACTTCAACAGAGACAGAACTGAGTGACTGGGATGAGgacagtgaggaggaagagattgTGGCGGTGAAGTTGAAGGTGAATAAGAAACAGAAGAGCGAGGCGGTGAAGAAGAGGTCTGAGGATGAACAGAGTGAGAAAAAGACaaaagagacaaagcaagaaaagCAGACTTCAGCAGAGACAGAACTGAGTGACTGGGATGAGgacagtgaggaggaagagattgTGTCGGCGAAATTGACGAAGAAGAAACAGAAAGAGCTGGAAGAGAGGCAGAAGGAGGAGAAAAGggtgagaaaggaggagaagaagaaggaagaagagcGCCTGATGAATAGGGAGGAGgacaagaggaaagaggaggagaagaagctaCCAGAGCAG GTGAGCCTGAAAGTCCTGCAGGAATCCTGGAAGAAGGCTAAAGCGGAGGACAGGAAGAGATCTGAGGCACCCAAAATGGAAGCAGAACAGCAGCACCAGTGGGCTGATTTTTTCAGTAatttgagggaggaggaggagcaacgGCAACTAAAGGAGTTGGAGAAGAACAGGAGGAAGGAGTTCGCTGTCCAGGGGGGCTTCCAGATGTTCCATAAAAAATCCCCAGGAAATGAGTCAGCAATATCGGTGAGTTCATCTGAGGACACTGGCTCTGAGTGGGAGAggcagtgggaggaggagaagaggagggagaaggagaggaaggaggaggaggagaagaggaagagactggAAAataagaagagggaggagatggcAAAGGAACGGGAGGAGCAGAAGAATAGAGAGGCGGAGGCGAAGTGGCAGGCACGTCTTGTTCCCAAGAAAAAGAAAGGTGTATTTAAGTCATTCTTCAACATTTTCACGTAG